One part of the Bacillus sp. FJAT-45350 genome encodes these proteins:
- a CDS encoding DUF5658 family protein, whose product MFTFSIPSLKFRFIAISLLILSTIDAVFTDIGLRMLLIEEANPIVRRIYEDSLLGFYFIKIGLPAALVWLLPRAPSTRLVNSTLVVALMLYSSVFLYHLVWSTYAYVLYAS is encoded by the coding sequence TTGTTTACTTTTTCAATCCCTTCATTAAAGTTTCGTTTTATCGCAATCAGTTTATTAATTTTATCCACTATTGATGCTGTGTTTACTGATATCGGTTTGCGGATGCTTCTAATTGAGGAAGCTAATCCAATTGTACGTAGAATTTATGAGGATAGCTTATTAGGTTTTTATTTTATTAAAATCGGGCTACCAGCTGCACTAGTTTGGTTATTACCACGTGCTCCTTCAACAAGATTAGTCAATAGTACATTAGTGGTTGCGCTCATGCTTTATTCATCGGTCTTTCTCTACCATCTCGTTTGGTCTACATATGCATACGTCTTATATGCAAGTTAA
- the yidD gene encoding membrane protein insertion efficiency factor YidD has translation MNWLFIGIIRFYQRFISPLKPPTCRFYPTCSHYGLEAFQRFGPLKGCWLTIKRILKCHPFHPGGIDPVPEKEKCSCKEGEQK, from the coding sequence TTGAATTGGTTATTTATTGGTATCATTCGCTTTTATCAAAGATTTATTTCTCCACTAAAACCACCAACTTGTCGTTTTTACCCAACTTGCTCTCATTATGGGCTAGAGGCCTTTCAGCGGTTTGGACCGTTAAAAGGATGTTGGTTAACAATTAAACGGATTCTAAAATGTCACCCATTCCACCCCGGTGGTATTGACCCTGTACCTGAAAAAGAAAAATGTAGTTGTAAAGAAGGTGAACAGAAATGA
- a CDS encoding protease complex subunit PrcB family protein has translation MRKFPECVDKIINDIKKKGGCGICSDEGYSYAVLALGKRRTGGYSIVIDHIDYRPDKIIIYATEEKPAPDQFVTQVITYPIKVKKLPLTEVPVVVIWK, from the coding sequence GTGAGAAAATTTCCTGAATGTGTTGATAAAATAATAAATGACATTAAAAAGAAAGGTGGATGTGGTATTTGCAGTGATGAAGGTTATTCATACGCTGTTTTAGCACTTGGAAAAAGGAGAACAGGTGGTTATTCAATTGTTATTGACCATATCGATTATCGACCTGATAAAATTATTATTTATGCCACTGAGGAGAAACCTGCACCAGATCAGTTTGTAACTCAGGTAATAACCTATCCTATAAAAGTAAAAAAATTACCTCTTACTGAAGTGCCGGTTGTAGTTATATGGAAGTGA
- a CDS encoding GGDEF domain-containing response regulator, which translates to MEPTILIVDDSLDSRLLLKKFLNREGYYNVILKETASQALELLKSDSEFSVDLILLDIVMPGMDGIEVCRLLKEHDKLEDIPIIMVTGLGKSTVLEQAFNAGAMDFIKKPIDPIEIKARISFALRLKEEMDKRKLKEKQLMEVNKELQQVNQLLEQLSMFDGLTGIANRRKFDEYYTTELARAKKNQSSLSLIMLDIDHFKYYNDTYGHLEGDDCLRTIAKTLAQTLKRPTDLVARYGGEEFVIVLPDVCYEEALKLGDELRANIESRRIPHETSLISNVVTVSVGVSTLSFTSNEMDVSTHFLIEMADKALYKSKETGRNRVTGMKKVKEIL; encoded by the coding sequence ATGGAACCAACAATATTAATAGTAGACGACTCTTTAGATAGTCGATTATTACTAAAAAAATTTTTGAACAGAGAAGGCTATTATAACGTCATACTTAAAGAAACTGCATCACAGGCTTTAGAGTTACTTAAATCGGATAGTGAATTTTCCGTCGATTTAATATTACTTGATATCGTTATGCCTGGAATGGATGGAATAGAAGTATGTAGGCTTCTAAAGGAACATGATAAATTGGAGGACATACCAATCATCATGGTCACAGGTCTAGGGAAATCAACTGTACTAGAACAGGCGTTTAATGCTGGTGCAATGGATTTTATAAAAAAGCCAATTGATCCAATTGAAATAAAAGCAAGAATAAGTTTTGCCCTTAGATTAAAAGAAGAGATGGATAAAAGGAAATTAAAAGAGAAGCAGTTAATGGAGGTAAATAAAGAATTACAACAGGTAAATCAATTACTGGAACAACTCTCAATGTTTGACGGTCTAACGGGAATTGCAAACCGAAGAAAGTTTGATGAGTATTATACTACGGAACTAGCTAGAGCAAAAAAGAATCAGTCTAGCTTATCTCTTATTATGCTTGATATTGACCATTTTAAGTATTATAACGATACGTATGGTCATTTGGAAGGGGATGATTGCCTTAGAACGATCGCTAAGACTCTAGCGCAGACGTTAAAGCGACCAACCGATTTAGTTGCTCGTTACGGGGGCGAGGAGTTCGTCATAGTCTTGCCTGATGTTTGTTATGAAGAGGCATTGAAGCTTGGAGATGAATTACGAGCGAATATTGAGAGTCGTAGAATTCCGCATGAGACTTCTTTAATTAGCAATGTAGTGACAGTTAGTGTTGGTGTATCGACACTATCATTTACTAGTAATGAAATGGACGTTTCTACTCATTTTCTGATAGAAATGGCTGATAAAGCACTTTATAAATCGAAAGAAACTGGTAGAAATAGAGTGACAGGTATGAAAAAAGTTAAAGAGATTTTGTAA
- a CDS encoding CHASE domain-containing hybrid sensor histidine kinase/response regulator: protein MKKRKWIELLSNRTSMVIIIVTLLVTTASLSKITHDILYSQSEERFNHEIERVIDELERTVMTYNDVLLHHKSFFSASDPEEVTYEKWKSYLNHSDLFEQYPGIHVISFARYINDEESLAHYYDELLSDYNQVYDVWPEGEREEYLLNQFVAPSKHMSVGIGYDHFTEEKRKFAALVAKETGDITATSQITLITDGGDSGPGYIVYAPVYDIVESNGEVKEEWFGNVLGAFYIEELIASKLPNRLSTGVHFTIYDGVIESHPTVEELQERLLYSMDLEHEGESTSLTNEFNKRVEFPFSNLTWTIDFTSTSALNIGLIHQLPYFILLAGFIITLLVFLVIRSMSQMLRKAEFLAASMTEELSHVTHIQEAILNSADSMIISTNETGLIQTFNKGGERYLGYKADEVIGKHTPNLFHEKEDLEKKAEHLAVNYDNVIEEFNKGLLERNETFVEEVNYCRKDGTLFPVQLTITPLKDVESNTIGILGIAKDISQVKEAQEKIKDKDNLLSNIIETIPHPVFVKDTDGRYTLVNQATSNLFNLTNEQIIGKTVRDLPTMREEASKIEEVERKVIESGEPEYVQVQPVPDALTGDLRWFYTVKLPLQTREGLHLLGIGIDITERKWFEEELKSLRDKALVSSQAKSEFLAMMSHEIRTPMNAIIGMADLLIDTELSEEQRVFVNIFKKSGESLLRIINEVLDLSKVEAGHIMMEEEEFNLPSLLDEVVNIFSYQAQQKGLDLNLGGKEKIPVFVIGDRDRLRQIVSNLLGNAIKFTEEGEVSITVDASEIKESDKVSVRFIFKDTGIGIPKDKIDSIFERFTQVDNSSTRRFGGTGLGLTIVRSFIEKMEGSITVESELGKGSTFSFHIMLKNSDKNNHHIDLSSKPLYKLNKMKKLGSDEAFNKEKIDVLLVEDSPDNQVLIKAYLKHSYIKVDLAENGLQAFELFTENKYDVVFMDMQMPVMDGYTATKKIREWEMENKVEPTPILALTAHALKGDELKSIQAGCNAHLTKPIKKKILLNELIKYTSFNG, encoded by the coding sequence ATGAAAAAACGAAAATGGATAGAATTACTTAGTAATCGTACATCTATGGTTATTATTATAGTAACTCTTTTAGTAACAACAGCAAGTCTGTCAAAAATTACCCATGATATTTTATATTCTCAATCGGAAGAACGATTTAATCATGAAATAGAACGCGTGATAGATGAATTAGAAAGAACAGTCATGACATATAATGATGTCTTGCTACACCACAAAAGTTTTTTTAGCGCTAGTGATCCTGAGGAAGTTACGTACGAGAAATGGAAAAGCTATTTAAACCATTCCGATTTATTTGAGCAATATCCAGGAATTCATGTCATCTCTTTTGCTAGATACATTAATGATGAAGAGTCCCTTGCACATTATTATGACGAATTATTATCCGATTATAATCAAGTTTACGATGTTTGGCCCGAGGGTGAGCGCGAAGAGTATCTATTAAATCAATTTGTTGCCCCTTCTAAGCATATGAGTGTTGGAATTGGATACGACCATTTCACAGAGGAGAAGCGTAAATTTGCCGCGCTAGTAGCAAAAGAGACTGGTGATATCACTGCCACTTCTCAAATTACATTAATTACTGATGGGGGAGATAGTGGACCAGGATATATTGTCTATGCACCAGTATATGACATAGTAGAGTCAAATGGTGAAGTGAAAGAAGAATGGTTTGGAAATGTATTGGGTGCTTTCTACATAGAAGAATTAATAGCATCTAAATTACCTAATAGACTGAGTACTGGTGTGCACTTTACTATATATGATGGAGTTATAGAATCTCATCCTACTGTAGAAGAACTACAAGAGAGATTACTATATAGCATGGACTTAGAACATGAAGGGGAATCTACTAGTTTAACAAATGAGTTTAATAAAAGAGTTGAATTCCCATTCTCAAATTTAACATGGACAATTGATTTTACTAGCACGTCTGCTCTTAACATAGGATTAATTCATCAATTACCTTATTTCATATTACTTGCCGGCTTTATTATTACTCTCCTTGTTTTTCTAGTCATTCGTTCTATGTCACAAATGTTGAGGAAAGCAGAATTTTTAGCTGCCTCGATGACAGAGGAATTAAGCCATGTCACACACATCCAAGAGGCGATTTTAAATAGTGCTGATAGTATGATTATTTCAACTAATGAAACAGGATTAATTCAAACGTTTAATAAGGGGGGCGAAAGGTATTTAGGTTATAAAGCAGATGAAGTAATAGGCAAACATACTCCTAATTTATTTCATGAGAAAGAAGACTTAGAAAAGAAGGCTGAACACCTAGCAGTAAATTATGATAATGTAATTGAAGAGTTTAATAAAGGATTACTAGAACGTAATGAAACCTTTGTTGAGGAAGTGAATTACTGTAGAAAAGATGGAACATTATTCCCGGTTCAACTAACGATTACACCTTTAAAAGATGTAGAAAGTAACACGATTGGGATATTGGGGATTGCTAAAGATATTAGCCAAGTGAAGGAAGCTCAAGAGAAAATTAAAGACAAAGACAATCTATTATCAAATATAATTGAAACAATCCCTCATCCTGTTTTTGTAAAGGATACAGATGGAAGATATACTCTTGTGAATCAGGCAACATCCAATCTTTTTAATCTGACAAATGAACAAATTATAGGAAAAACTGTTCGTGACCTTCCTACGATGCGGGAGGAAGCTAGTAAGATTGAGGAAGTCGAGAGAAAAGTAATAGAATCTGGTGAACCTGAGTATGTCCAAGTTCAACCAGTACCAGACGCTTTAACAGGGGACCTACGTTGGTTCTATACTGTGAAACTACCATTACAAACGAGAGAAGGCTTACATCTATTAGGAATAGGGATTGATATTACAGAACGTAAGTGGTTTGAAGAAGAGTTAAAAAGCTTGCGAGATAAAGCGTTAGTATCATCACAAGCAAAGTCAGAATTCCTTGCGATGATGAGTCATGAAATACGGACTCCAATGAATGCGATAATAGGAATGGCAGATTTGTTAATTGATACTGAATTATCAGAAGAACAAAGAGTATTTGTAAATATTTTCAAAAAATCAGGTGAGAGCCTCCTACGTATAATTAATGAAGTATTAGATTTATCGAAGGTTGAGGCAGGCCATATAATGATGGAAGAGGAGGAATTTAATCTTCCAAGCTTATTAGATGAAGTTGTTAATATTTTTTCTTATCAAGCACAACAAAAAGGCTTAGACTTAAATTTAGGTGGTAAAGAAAAGATACCTGTTTTTGTGATTGGAGACCGTGATCGATTAAGGCAAATTGTTTCCAATTTATTAGGAAACGCAATTAAGTTCACCGAAGAAGGGGAAGTTTCCATTACAGTAGATGCAAGTGAAATAAAAGAAAGTGACAAAGTGTCTGTTCGTTTCATCTTTAAAGATACAGGTATCGGGATTCCAAAAGATAAAATTGATTCAATCTTTGAGCGTTTTACTCAAGTAGATAATTCTTCTACAAGACGTTTTGGGGGAACTGGTCTTGGTTTAACGATTGTACGAAGTTTTATTGAAAAAATGGAGGGCTCGATAACAGTGGAAAGTGAACTCGGAAAAGGAAGCACGTTCTCTTTTCATATCATGTTAAAAAACAGCGATAAGAATAATCATCATATAGATTTGTCGAGCAAACCCTTATACAAGCTAAATAAAATGAAAAAACTAGGCAGTGATGAAGCATTCAATAAAGAGAAAATCGATGTACTACTTGTAGAGGACTCTCCAGATAATCAGGTGCTGATAAAAGCATATTTGAAACATTCCTATATCAAAGTCGATTTAGCAGAAAATGGCCTACAAGCCTTTGAGCTATTTACTGAAAATAAATACGATGTGGTATTTATGGATATGCAAATGCCGGTCATGGACGGCTATACTGCAACGAAAAAGATAAGAGAATGGGAAATGGAAAATAAAGTAGAGCCTACACCTATATTGGCATTAACCGCTCATGCATTAAAAGGGGATGAGCTTAAAAGTATTCAAGCGGGCTGCAATGCTCATCTAACAAAGCCGATTAAGAAGAAGATTCTATTAAATGAATTAATTAAATATACAAGTTTCAATGGATGA